The following coding sequences lie in one Hydrogenophaga sp. PBL-H3 genomic window:
- the htpG gene encoding molecular chaperone HtpG, which translates to MSKQTLSFQAEVAQLLHLVTHSLYSNPDIFLRELVSNASDACDKLRFEGLNNAALFEDAPNLDVRVAFDTEARTITITDNGIGMSAQEAIDHLGTIAKSGTKDFMGRLSGDQKQDAQLIGQFGVGFYSGFIVADKITVESRRAGLPAAEGVRWVSGGTGDFEVETIERAARGTSVILHLREDAGDYLDRWKLKSIIAKYSDHISLPILMQKEEWDAEKSAYVKQDEWEAVNSANALWARSKKDISDEQYAEFYKNLSYDTEAPLAWSHNRVEGSTEYTQLLYIPAKAPQDLWNRDRKAGIKLYVKRVFIMDEAEALMPAYLRWVKGVVDSADLPLNVSRELLQESRDVKAIREGNTRRVLAMLDDMSKDVEKYTGFYAEFGAVLKEGLGEDFANREKLAKLLRFASTGSVRAEPVEAPASPSTSSGRTDGLVSLADYKARMKEGQATIYYITADNLAAARNSPQLEVFRKKGIEVLLMTDRVDEWALSFLTEFEGTPLQSVAKGAVDLGALQDEDEKKAAEAAAEVFKPVLERLKESLKDKAKDVRVTSRLVDSPACLVVEDGDLSTQLARMLKQAGQPAPEVKPILEVNAEHALVKKLESSEHFDDLAHILFDQALLAEGGLPDDPAAYVKRVNALLI; encoded by the coding sequence ATGAGCAAACAAACCCTGTCGTTCCAGGCCGAAGTGGCGCAGCTGCTGCACCTGGTCACCCATTCGCTGTATTCCAACCCCGACATCTTTTTGCGCGAGCTGGTGTCCAACGCATCGGACGCCTGCGACAAGCTGCGGTTTGAAGGCCTGAACAACGCGGCCTTGTTCGAAGACGCACCCAACCTGGACGTGCGCGTGGCCTTTGACACCGAGGCCCGCACCATCACCATCACCGACAACGGCATCGGCATGAGCGCGCAGGAGGCCATCGACCACCTGGGCACCATCGCCAAGAGCGGTACCAAGGACTTCATGGGCCGCCTGAGTGGTGACCAGAAGCAGGACGCGCAGCTCATCGGCCAGTTCGGTGTGGGCTTCTACTCGGGCTTCATCGTGGCCGACAAGATCACCGTGGAAAGCCGCCGCGCGGGCTTGCCTGCGGCCGAGGGTGTGCGCTGGGTGAGTGGTGGTACGGGTGACTTCGAAGTGGAGACCATCGAGCGTGCCGCTCGGGGCACCAGCGTCATCCTGCACCTGCGCGAGGACGCAGGCGACTACCTTGACCGCTGGAAGCTCAAGTCCATCATCGCCAAGTACTCGGACCACATCAGCCTGCCCATCCTGATGCAGAAAGAAGAATGGGACGCCGAGAAGAGCGCCTATGTGAAGCAGGACGAATGGGAGGCGGTGAACTCGGCCAACGCCCTGTGGGCGCGCAGCAAGAAGGACATCAGCGACGAGCAGTACGCCGAGTTCTACAAGAACCTGAGCTACGACACCGAGGCGCCACTGGCCTGGAGCCACAACCGCGTGGAGGGCAGCACCGAATACACCCAGCTGCTCTACATCCCGGCCAAGGCGCCGCAGGACTTGTGGAACCGCGACCGCAAGGCCGGCATCAAGCTGTATGTGAAGCGCGTCTTCATCATGGACGAGGCCGAAGCGCTCATGCCAGCCTACCTGCGCTGGGTCAAGGGCGTGGTCGACTCGGCCGACCTGCCGCTCAACGTGAGCCGTGAGTTGCTGCAGGAGAGCCGCGACGTGAAGGCGATCCGCGAGGGCAACACTCGGCGTGTGCTGGCCATGCTGGACGACATGAGCAAGGACGTCGAGAAGTACACCGGCTTCTACGCCGAGTTCGGCGCGGTGCTCAAAGAGGGCCTGGGCGAAGATTTCGCCAACCGCGAGAAGCTGGCCAAGCTGCTGCGCTTTGCCAGCACAGGTTCCGTTCGGGCTGAGCCGGTCGAAGCCCCCGCGAGCCCTTCGACAAGCTCAGGGCGAACGGATGGATTGGTGTCGCTGGCCGACTACAAGGCCCGCATGAAGGAAGGTCAGGCCACCATCTACTACATCACCGCCGACAACCTGGCCGCCGCGCGCAACAGCCCGCAGCTGGAGGTGTTCCGCAAGAAGGGCATCGAGGTGCTGCTGATGACCGACCGTGTGGACGAGTGGGCGCTCTCATTCCTCACCGAGTTCGAGGGCACACCGCTGCAGAGCGTGGCCAAGGGTGCGGTGGACCTTGGGGCACTGCAGGACGAGGACGAGAAGAAGGCTGCCGAGGCAGCAGCCGAAGTTTTCAAGCCCGTGCTGGAGCGTCTGAAAGAGAGCCTGAAAGACAAGGCCAAGGACGTGCGTGTGACCTCGCGCCTGGTGGATTCACCGGCTTGCCTCGTGGTGGAAGACGGTGACCTGTCCACCCAGCTGGCGCGCATGCTCAAGCAAGCCGGCCAGCCCGCGCCCGAGGTCAAGCCGATCCTGGAAGTGAACGCCGAGCACGCGCTGGTGAAAAA